The following coding sequences lie in one Synechococcus sp. PCC 7336 genomic window:
- a CDS encoding RHS repeat-associated core domain-containing protein has translation MGRTTRFGYDALDRQTRITDALGNSTLFGYDAVGNLTSQADALGNTTRFVYDELNREIATIDPLGFTTTSTYTAVGTLASITDASGNTTTYEYDVRDLLVRETNQLGDSRSYNYDEVGNLTSLVDRNGRQTAYSYDSLDRLTQERFLDDAGTAVEQIDYTYDAASQLIGISDFDSSYTYRYDAAGRLTRSDNTGTAGIPTFTLDYTYDAVGNRLSVTDSIDAVETGVERFTYDSLDRVIDITQTGAAVSDKRVSYTYDAASQLIGVETFNDLAGTQVAIATTHSFDAAGRLANITHTDAGGTVLADYTYSFDAANRITAIQSLDGLSSFSYDASGQQLEGNFDFQTDESFSFDATGNRTNTGNIVGPNNQLLEDENFTYAYDAEGNRTQRTDKATGEVTQYEYDHRNRLTSAITLDSSGNETGRAEYTYDALDRRIGRTVEGQTERYLYDGSDIALVTYESGEVTQRFLHSTSIDRVVAQEDGAGNVLYALSDHQNTVRDIADSTGTVVNHLTFDSFGNITSQSDASVEFRFSFTGREFDEETGLYYFRARYLDPSTGQFISQDPIGFAAGDVNLYRYVGNSPLNFIDPSGNQAESPLQFNLSVESGSTIPQATINELRDRSNEIAEGSKTSLPETTINQTLARAREIAELRATEFSPVNPEPVSFDERTSVSPSAEAPEPPIAEAPEQPTLTPEPIIDEGADIIITQDDLPPRAPSPNQGTELSNSEHNPVPEPAVDEPEAEINEPEEPLPPRDPRPNRPRDPRRRVGPFVVSPDAVNGTDGPDVAGIQSTTSSTPGNTDSLASSPLFDSTPNPIAPLTAIDAFNNSSQALVTGAIVGGLALAAAPVTAAVVGVTLAVAVFGFSLRRRSQQAASLGRSQSVVDGSTLVGPLGRSEVETQLRVFTGAVGDITGVTQLIQGVTGRDFVTGATLSTQQRSEDLGTGVLSTATEVVGLITTADEVVRTFTANSRNSGPIRLSNSREVASESALGDAAEGIFPLVPGRRADNGALSDLDLSELTALRGAGLSDGEIARQLQLLGGTPLFRGTTRDFPGNPILQRLGISPASTDPLVATVFALEGKARGGDPIVLFGNAQDFGSPDINLGNVRRTLEREVAVGMSPSDFARNAPNSISADRARQILSELGVADLPPSIGSVQEATQILENTPRLTPEQILEFTRRAAN, from the coding sequence TTGGGGCGCACCACTCGCTTTGGCTACGATGCGCTCGATCGCCAAACACGCATCACTGATGCTTTAGGTAACTCGACGCTGTTCGGCTACGATGCGGTCGGCAACTTGACCTCGCAAGCCGATGCTTTGGGCAATACCACCCGCTTTGTTTACGACGAGCTCAATCGAGAGATCGCCACGATTGACCCACTCGGGTTTACTACTACCTCCACTTACACTGCCGTCGGCACTCTCGCATCCATCACCGACGCATCTGGCAATACCACTACCTATGAGTATGACGTCCGCGATCTGCTGGTGCGCGAAACCAACCAGTTGGGTGACAGCCGCAGCTACAACTATGACGAAGTCGGTAATTTGACCAGTCTGGTGGATCGCAACGGTCGCCAAACCGCTTACAGCTACGACAGCCTCGATCGCCTCACGCAAGAACGCTTCTTAGACGATGCAGGCACAGCTGTCGAGCAAATCGACTACACCTACGATGCCGCCAGCCAACTGATAGGCATCAGCGACTTTGATTCCAGCTATACCTACCGCTACGACGCCGCTGGGCGCCTCACCCGCAGCGACAATACCGGTACTGCCGGAATCCCCACCTTTACCCTCGACTACACCTACGACGCCGTCGGCAATCGCCTCAGTGTCACCGACAGTATTGACGCAGTCGAAACTGGTGTCGAACGCTTTACCTACGACTCACTCGATCGCGTCATTGATATTACGCAAACAGGGGCAGCGGTCAGCGACAAGCGTGTCAGTTATACCTACGATGCCGCCAGCCAACTGATTGGCGTTGAAACTTTCAACGACTTAGCGGGGACGCAAGTGGCGATCGCCACCACCCACAGCTTCGATGCTGCCGGTCGTCTGGCCAATATCACTCATACTGACGCAGGCGGCACAGTCCTGGCCGACTACACCTACAGCTTCGACGCAGCCAATCGCATCACCGCCATCCAATCGCTCGATGGTCTCAGCAGCTTCAGCTACGATGCCAGCGGCCAACAACTCGAAGGCAACTTCGACTTCCAAACTGACGAATCTTTCAGCTTCGATGCCACCGGTAACCGCACCAATACCGGTAATATCGTTGGTCCCAACAATCAGCTTTTAGAAGACGAGAACTTCACCTACGCTTACGACGCGGAGGGCAATCGCACCCAACGCACCGATAAGGCCACGGGCGAAGTCACCCAGTACGAATACGACCATCGCAACCGCCTCACCTCTGCCATCACCCTCGACAGTAGCGGCAACGAGACTGGGCGAGCGGAATATACCTACGATGCCCTAGATCGCCGCATTGGGCGCACTGTGGAGGGACAAACCGAGCGGTATCTGTATGACGGTAGCGATATTGCCTTAGTGACGTACGAGAGCGGTGAAGTTACCCAAAGGTTCCTCCACAGCACATCAATCGATCGCGTCGTGGCGCAAGAGGATGGGGCGGGCAATGTTCTGTATGCCCTGAGCGACCATCAAAACACGGTGCGGGATATAGCCGACTCTACTGGCACGGTAGTCAACCACCTCACATTTGACAGCTTCGGCAACATCACCAGCCAGAGCGATGCCAGCGTTGAATTCCGCTTCAGCTTTACGGGACGAGAGTTTGATGAGGAAACGGGACTGTATTACTTCCGCGCCCGCTACCTCGACCCATCCACCGGTCAATTTATCAGCCAAGACCCGATTGGCTTTGCTGCTGGAGATGTCAACTTATATCGCTATGTGGGGAACAGTCCGCTCAACTTTATCGACCCCAGTGGCAATCAGGCAGAGTCGCCACTTCAATTTAATTTGAGCGTGGAGAGCGGCTCTACTATTCCCCAAGCAACTATTAACGAGCTACGCGATCGCTCCAACGAGATCGCTGAAGGTAGTAAGACATCCCTTCCCGAAACAACCATTAACCAGACACTTGCGAGAGCTCGAGAGATCGCCGAGCTGAGAGCAACGGAATTCAGCCCAGTCAACCCCGAGCCTGTGTCTTTTGATGAGAGGACTTCTGTATCACCAAGCGCTGAAGCCCCCGAACCGCCGATTGCCGAAGCTCCCGAACAGCCCACTCTAACTCCCGAGCCAATCATTGACGAAGGGGCCGATATCATCATCACGCAGGACGATCTACCCCCGCGCGCTCCCTCTCCCAATCAAGGCACCGAGCTGTCCAATAGCGAGCACAACCCCGTGCCCGAGCCTGCGGTCGACGAGCCGGAAGCAGAAATCAACGAGCCAGAAGAGCCCCTACCACCTCGGGATCCCCGCCCCAATCGTCCCCGCGATCCTCGTCGCCGAGTCGGCCCCTTTGTGGTGTCTCCCGATGCTGTGAATGGCACCGATGGACCAGATGTTGCTGGAATCCAATCCACAACCTCCTCTACTCCTGGAAATACTGACAGCCTTGCTTCCTCTCCACTGTTTGACTCCACTCCCAACCCGATCGCTCCTCTCACGGCTATTGATGCATTCAACAACAGTTCCCAAGCACTCGTTACAGGCGCGATCGTTGGTGGTTTAGCCTTAGCTGCAGCACCCGTTACTGCTGCGGTTGTGGGAGTCACATTGGCTGTGGCAGTGTTTGGGTTTAGCCTCAGACGGCGCTCTCAACAGGCCGCCAGTCTAGGCAGAAGCCAGAGTGTTGTCGATGGCTCGACTCTGGTCGGCCCCTTGGGTCGTTCTGAAGTCGAAACTCAGCTTAGAGTTTTCACGGGTGCCGTGGGTGATATCACTGGTGTCACTCAACTGATTCAAGGCGTGACGGGTCGAGATTTCGTCACGGGTGCAACGCTGTCCACTCAGCAGCGTAGCGAAGACTTGGGGACTGGTGTTTTGAGTACCGCCACTGAGGTGGTTGGTCTCATCACTACGGCTGATGAAGTGGTTCGGACATTCACTGCTAACAGTCGCAATTCTGGACCCATACGCTTGAGTAATTCACGAGAGGTGGCATCCGAGTCAGCTCTTGGCGATGCTGCTGAAGGGATTTTTCCGCTAGTCCCAGGGCGCCGAGCAGATAACGGAGCACTTAGCGATCTTGACTTGAGCGAATTGACTGCACTGAGAGGGGCTGGTTTAAGTGACGGTGAGATCGCTCGTCAACTTCAGCTACTGGGAGGTACTCCTCTATTTCGTGGCACCACAAGGGACTTTCCTGGGAATCCCATATTACAGCGGTTAGGAATTTCGCCTGCATCTACAGATCCTCTGGTAGCAACAGTTTTTGCTCTTGAAGGCAAAGCAAGAGGTGGAGATCCCATAGTTTTGTTCGGAAATGCACAAGATTTTGGCAGCCCTGACATAAACTTAGGGAATGTGAGGAGAACCTTGGAAAGAGAGGTGGCTGTTGGTATGTCTCCATCAGACTTTGCTCGTAACGCACCAAATTCTATATCGGCTGATAGGGCCAGACAAATCCTAAGTGAGTTAGGTGTAGCAGACCTACCGCCTTCAATTGGATCTGTTCAGGAGGCAACACAAATCTTAGAAAATACTCCTCGTTTAACACCTGAGCAAATTCTCGAGTTCACGAGGCGTGCAGCAAATTAA
- a CDS encoding tyrosine-type recombinase/integrase has product MMVRQGKGRKDRMIPIGARAVAWIEKYLADVRPHLCCGHEDGRLFLSHLGEPLTPNRLTQLVRSYVDKAELGKTGSCHLFRHTMATLMHENGADIRHIQAMLGHVSLDTTQIYTQVSIKKLKQVHTLTHPARSERSLSVDWDGQTEETPATADELFATLAAEQLDEQ; this is encoded by the coding sequence TTGATGGTGCGTCAGGGGAAAGGACGCAAGGACCGCATGATTCCCATTGGCGCTCGGGCCGTGGCTTGGATAGAGAAATATCTGGCTGATGTGCGGCCCCATCTCTGTTGCGGTCATGAGGATGGCCGTTTGTTTCTCTCTCATCTGGGGGAGCCGCTGACTCCCAACCGCTTGACTCAGTTGGTTCGCTCCTATGTCGATAAGGCTGAGCTGGGCAAGACGGGTAGTTGTCATTTGTTCCGTCACACGATGGCGACGCTCATGCACGAGAATGGAGCTGATATCCGTCACATTCAGGCGATGCTGGGTCACGTCAGTCTCGATACCACTCAGATTTACACCCAGGTCTCGATTAAGAAGCTCAAGCAGGTTCATACCCTCACTCACCCGGCTCGTTCCGAGCGATCGCTCTCCGTCGATTGGGATGGACAGACTGAAGAGACACCCGCCACAGCCGATGAGTTATTCGCCACCTTAGCCGCCGAACAGTTGGACGAGCAGTAG
- a CDS encoding ISL3 family transposase has product MELLQHLLPSQTDVSLNSWSIDPANQQLVVNLCSTQTVACCPLCHRSTDRIHSHYERTLRDLPLVQFTLTILLQVCKFFCLNERCPRRIFTERLPEVVAPWARRTTRYTAQLEAMGLALGGSAAARLSHQLGYGYSRNTILRAISKLPLPVMATPKILGVDDFAFRTGHHYGTILVDLETNQPIALLPDRAAGTLAAWLKEHPGVKILSRDRSKAYRRGMSDGAPDAIQVADRFHLLQNLEEALEKVFKGQTQSLEQVEQQQIQAQQPTEAPTPEAAPDRYRTQREVNRAIRLEKWEQTHALRKQGYAIKDIAHHLGIGERTVYTYLAASTFPEWQYPVGRRRNPSCLDPYKAYLSEQWQQGRQQTKQLFGEIQQQGYPGSYMTVARYTRQLRCSLPSIKPSRESLNDLPGRGPAPSPATPVSEPLSAKRAAWLLLTRPENLTPEEKTLLEKLGQQPKLSGAIALAQGFIKLVRERLPGEFDDWLETAVSSSIKALRSFAKGLQEDYDAVKAALTLEVSNGPVEGQNNRLKMLKRQMFGRAGLELLAKRLILIS; this is encoded by the coding sequence GTGGAACTTTTACAGCATCTCCTGCCCAGCCAAACGGATGTGAGCTTGAACAGTTGGAGTATCGATCCGGCCAACCAACAGCTCGTTGTTAACCTCTGCTCGACTCAAACGGTGGCCTGTTGCCCGCTGTGTCATCGCTCCACCGATCGCATCCATAGCCACTATGAGAGAACGTTGAGGGATCTGCCATTAGTTCAATTCACGCTGACGATATTGCTCCAAGTCTGTAAGTTCTTCTGCCTCAACGAGCGTTGCCCTCGGCGTATCTTTACGGAGCGTCTGCCCGAGGTTGTCGCGCCTTGGGCCAGACGCACGACTCGCTACACGGCTCAACTGGAAGCGATGGGCTTAGCCCTCGGTGGTTCGGCAGCAGCCCGCTTGAGCCATCAGCTCGGATACGGATACAGCCGCAACACCATCTTGCGAGCCATCTCCAAATTGCCCCTACCAGTCATGGCCACGCCAAAGATATTGGGGGTGGATGATTTCGCGTTTCGCACGGGTCATCATTACGGAACGATCTTGGTCGACTTGGAGACCAACCAACCGATCGCACTACTCCCCGACCGGGCGGCTGGGACCTTAGCAGCCTGGTTGAAAGAGCATCCTGGCGTGAAGATTCTCTCGAGAGATCGCTCCAAAGCCTACAGGCGAGGCATGAGCGATGGAGCACCCGATGCCATCCAGGTAGCCGATCGCTTTCATCTGTTGCAGAATCTCGAAGAGGCTTTAGAGAAAGTCTTTAAGGGACAAACCCAGTCGCTCGAACAGGTTGAGCAGCAACAGATTCAAGCCCAACAGCCAACCGAAGCACCGACCCCCGAAGCTGCTCCGGATAGATATCGAACCCAAAGGGAAGTCAATCGGGCCATACGACTGGAGAAGTGGGAACAAACCCATGCTCTACGCAAGCAAGGCTATGCCATTAAAGACATTGCCCATCACCTCGGCATTGGCGAGCGAACGGTGTATACCTACCTGGCCGCGTCAACGTTTCCGGAATGGCAATATCCTGTGGGGCGGCGGAGAAACCCCAGTTGTTTGGATCCATACAAGGCTTACCTGTCAGAGCAATGGCAGCAAGGGCGCCAACAAACTAAACAGTTGTTTGGCGAGATCCAACAGCAAGGGTACCCGGGCAGCTATATGACCGTCGCCCGTTACACTCGGCAGTTGCGTTGCTCTCTGCCCTCCATCAAGCCCAGCCGAGAATCCCTCAATGACTTACCGGGTCGGGGACCAGCGCCATCACCCGCCACACCAGTGTCAGAGCCTTTGAGTGCCAAGCGGGCGGCTTGGCTGCTGTTGACACGGCCTGAAAACCTTACGCCTGAGGAGAAAACCCTGCTGGAAAAACTGGGCCAGCAGCCAAAGTTATCGGGGGCGATCGCTCTGGCTCAGGGGTTCATCAAACTGGTGCGCGAGCGACTGCCTGGGGAATTCGACGATTGGCTGGAGACAGCTGTGAGCAGCTCAATCAAGGCATTACGGAGTTTTGCCAAGGGTCTTCAAGAAGATTACGATGCGGTGAAAGCAGCTCTCACACTCGAGGTGAGCAATGGGCCAGTGGAGGGTCAAAACAACCGACTAAAAATGCTGAAACGGCAGATGTTTGGAAGGGCTGGGCTCGAGCTATTGGCCAAGCGCCTCATCCTAATCAGTTGA